In one Nicotiana tomentosiformis chromosome 6, ASM39032v3, whole genome shotgun sequence genomic region, the following are encoded:
- the LOC104088295 gene encoding serine/threonine-protein kinase AGC1-7-like, which produces MSSKPKPIELPQMSNMPLEDTCQASKCSDSTETSSSSTTPIKPHTGGDVRWDAINSATGRGGSPLGLSNFRLLKRLGYGDIGSVYLVELRGTSTYFAMKVMDKGSLASRNKLLRAETEREILGLLDHPFLPTLYSHFETDKFYCLVMEFCSGGNLHTLRQKQPNKHFTEEAARFYASEVLLALEYLHMLGIVYRDLKPENVLVRDEGHIMLSDFDLSLRCSVNPTLVKSSSVHGGGNVSSGGSILDNDNAVQGCMQPSNFFPRNILPTKKNRKSKSDFGLFVGGSLPELMAEPTNVRSMSFVGTHEYLAPEIIRGEGHGSAVDWWTFGIFLYELLHGTTPFKGSGNRATLFNVVGQPLRFPETPQVSAIARDLIRGLLVKEPHKRIAYKRGATEIKQHPFFEGVNWALVRCAVPPSIPEPVDFTQYASKEASAHYSDKKMPETERHDKNKSTSTDSSYIDFEYF; this is translated from the exons ATGTCTTCGAAACCCAAACCTATAGAGTTACCGCAG ATGAGCAATATGCCATTAGAAGATACATGTCAAGCCAGCAAATGTAGTGACAGCACAGAGACTAGTTCCAGTAGTACTACACCCATAAAGCCACACACTGGTGGTGACGTTAGATGGGATGCGATTAATTCGGCTACTGGAAGAGGAGGATCTCCTCTTGGTCTTAGCAATTTTCGGTTGTTGAAGCGACTTGGATATGGGGATATTGGAAGTGTGTACCTTGTTGAACTCAGGGGAACCAGCACTTACTTTGCCATGAAAGTGATGGATAAAGGATCACTTGCAAGTAGAAATAAATTGCTGCGAGCTGAAACGGAGAGGGAGATTCTTGGTCTTCTTGACCACCCATTCTTGCCAACTTTATATTCTCACTTTGAGACTGACAAATTCTATTGCTTAGTCATGGAGTTCTGCAGTGGAGGCAACCTTCATACCCTCCGTCAAAAACAGCCCAATAAGCATTTTACTGAGGAGGCTGCTAG ATTTTATGCATCAGAGGTGTTGTTGGCGCTTGAATATCTGCATATGCTAGGAATTGTATACAGGGATCTTAAGCCAGAAAATGTACTAGTGAGAGATGAGGGTCATATTATGCTTTCTGATTTCGACCTATCTCTCCGTTGCTCTGTCAATCCAACGCTTGTCAAGTCTTCATCTGTACATGGAGGTGGCAATGTAAGCAGTGGAGGTAGCATTTTAGATAATGACAATGCAGTCCAAGGTTGTATGCAGCCCTCAAATTTTTTCCCTCGTAACATTCTGCCTACCAAAAAGAATCGAAAGTCTAAATCAGATTTCGGGCTATTTGTGGGAGGATCACTTCCTGAGCTTATGGCAGAGCCTACTAATGTGCGATCCATGTCCTTCGTTGGCACTCATGAGTACTTGGCCCCTGAGATAATTCGCGGAGAAGGTCATGGTAGTGCAGTGGATTGGTGGACTTTTGGTATATTCTTATATGAACTTTTGCACGGGACAACCCCTTTTAAAGGTTCTGGCAATCGCGCCACACTGTTCAATGTAGTAGGCCAGCCTTTGAGATTCCCAGAAACTCCGCAAGTGAGTGCTATTGCGCGAGATCTTATAAGGGGACTACTCGTCAAGGAACCACACAAGAGAATTGCATATAAAAGAGGTGCTACTGAAATTAAACAGCACCCTTTTTTTGAAGGTGTTAATTGGGCTTTGGTCAGATGTGCTGTTCCTCCCTCTATACCAGAACCTGTGGACTTCACCCAATATGCAAGTAAAGAAGCATCAGCTCATTATTCAGATAAGAAGATGCCAGAAACTGAAAGACATGATAAAAACAAAAGCACTTCTACTGATTCTTCATATATTGACTTTGAGTACTTCTAG